The Enterobacter asburiae genomic sequence CTTTCAACAATACTTATTTGTGCGCAGCTGATGGCCTTAAAAACAACCAAAATTACGCCGACAAGAAAGATAACTGTCCATACGGTAAGCGAAGCTTTGCCACGTGCACATTATCAGCGTTGCCCCCAGTGCGATACGCTTTTTATGTTGCCGAAGATGAAATCGCACCAAAGTGCCTTTTGTCCCCGCTGCGACGCCAAAATTCGTGATGGTCGCGACTGGTCGCTAACCCGACTCGCCGCCATGGCCGTCACCATGCTGCTGCTGATGCCCTTCGCCTGGAGCGAACCGCTGCTGAAACTCTACCTGCTTGGGGTACGTATTGACGCCAACGTGCTGCAGGGTATCTGGCAGATGACCCGTCAGGGGGATCCCATCACCGCTGCCATGGTGCTGTTCTGCACCGTTGGCGCGCCGCTGGTGCTGGTCGCCGCCATTGCCTATCTTTGGTTTGGCAATATTCTCGGCATGAACCTTCGCCCGGTGCTGCTGATGCTCGATAAGCTCAAAGAGTGGGTGATGCTGGATATTTATCTGGTGGGCGTGGGCGTTGCGTCAATAAAGGTACAGGACTACGCCTTTTTGCAGCCCGGCATCGGACTCTTTGCTTTCATCAGCCTGGTATTGCTGAGCATACTGACGCTTATCCACCTGAACGTTGAACAGCTCTGGGAACGATTTTACCCTCAGCGCCCCGCCACGCGTCCTGATGAAAATCTGCGCGTCTGTCTGGGATGTCACTATACCGGCCTGCCAGACGCGCGTGGTCGCTGCCCGCGGTGCCACATTCCGTTGAGAGTGCGGCGCAACAACAGCCTGCAAAAATGCTGGGCCGCGCTGATCGCCTCCCTGGTGTTTCTGATCCCAGCCAATATGCTGCCGATTTCCATCATTTACGTGAATGGCGGGCGTCAGGAGGATACTATCCTCTCCGGGATTATCTCCCTTGCGCACAGCAACGTCGGGGTGGCGGCGATCGTCTTTATTGCCAGTATCCTGGTTCCCTTTACCAAAGTGGTGGTGATGTTTACCCTGCTCATCAGCATTCACTTTAAGTGTGAACAAGGCTTACGGACCCGCATTCTGCTGCTGCGGTTCGTCACCTGGATTGGCCGCTGGTCAATGTTAGATCTGTTCGTGATTTCGCTGATGATGTCGCTCATCAATCGCGACCAGCTACTTGCTTTTACAATGGGACCCGCGGCTTTTTATTTCGGCTCTGCGGTGATATTGACTATTCTTGCTGTGGAATGGCTGGATAGCCGCTTACTTTGGGATGCACATGAGTCAGGAAACCCCCGCTTCGCCGACTGAAGCGAGAATTAAAACAAAACGCCGCATTTCGCCATTCTGGTTGCTGCCCGTCATCGCCCTGATGATTGCAGGCTGGCTTATCTGGACGAGCTATGAAGATCGCGGGAGTACCGTCACCATTGATTTCCAGACCGCCGACGGCATCGTCGCCGGGCGAACGCCCGTTCGCTTCCAGGGGGTTGAAGTGGGTACGGTTCAGGACATATCCCTTGGAAAAGGGCTGAACAAGATTCAGGTGCGGGTCAGTATTAAATCTGACATGCAGGATGCCCTGCGCAGCGAAACGCAGTTCTGGCTGGTGACGCCGAAAGCCTCTCTGGCCGGCGTGTCCGGGCTGGATGCGCTCGTGGGCGGTAACTATATCGGCATGATGCCGGGTAAAGGAGAGCCGCAGGATCACTTTGTTGCCCTGGATACACAGCCCAAGTACCGCCTCAACAACGGCGATTTAATGATCCACCTGCAGGCGCCGGATCTCGGTTCTCTGAACAGCGGTTCGCTGGTCTATTTCCGCAAAATCCCGGTTGGCCGCGTGTACGATTACGCGATCAACCCGAATAAACAGGGCGTCACCATCGACGTGCTGATCGAGCGTCGCTTCACCAATCTGGTGAAAAAAGGCAGCCGCTTCTGGAACGTCTCCGGCGTGGATGCGGACGTCAGCCTGAGCGGTGCGAAAGTGAAGCTGGAGAGTCTGGCCGCGCTGGTGAATGGTGCCATTGCCTTTGACTCCCCGGAAAATTCAAGCCCTGCCACCGCGGATGACTCATTTGGATTGTACGCTGACCTGGCGCACAGCCAGCGCGGCGTGCTCGTCAAACTCGCCCTGCCCGATGCTAAGGGGCTAAAAGCCGGTTCGACGCCGCTGATGTATCAGGGGTTGCAGGTTGGTCAGCTCACCAAAATGACGCTCAACCCGGGCGGCTCGGTCACCGGCGAAATGACTGTCGACCCGAGCGTGGTCGATCTCCTGCGCGAGAAAACGCGTATCGAAATGCGCAGTCCAAAGCTCTCTCTGAACGATGCCAGCCTCAGCACGCTGTTGACCGGCAATACGTTTGAGCTCATCCCCGGCGAAGGTGAGCCCAGCAATAGCTTCGTGATTGCCCCGGCGGATAAATCCCTGCTGCAAAAGCCGGGCGTAGTGACGGTCACCCTGAGTGCACCAGAAAGTTACGGTATCGAAGCCGGACAGCCGTTAATTTTACACGGCGTGCAGGTCGGCCAGGTGCTGGAGCGTAAGCTGTCTGCGGATGGCGTGACGTTCTCGGTTGCCATCGATCCGCAGTACAGCGACCTGGTGCACGGTGACAGCAAATTCGTGGTGAACAGTCGCGTCGACGTGAAGGTGGGTCTGGACGGCGTGGAGTTCCTCGGTGCCAGCGCCAGCGAATGGGTTAACGGCGGTATCCGCATTCTGCCCGGCGATAAAGGCCCCGTGCGGGACAGCTATCCGCTGTATGCCAACCTGGAGAAAGCGATTGAAAACAGCCTGAGCGATCTTCCTACCACCACGCTGACGCTAAGCGCCGAGACGCTGCCGGACGTACAGGCGGGATCCGTGGTGCTGTATCGCAAGTTTGAAGTCGGGGAAGTGATCGCCGTTCGCCCGCGTGCGGACGCGTTTGATATCGAACTGCATATCAAGCCGGAGTATCGCAAGCTGCTGACGCCAAACAGCGTCTTCTGGGCCGAAGGCGGCGCAAAAGTTCAGCTTAACGGTAACGGCCTGACCGTGCAGGCCTCCCCGCTGTCACGCGCGCTGCGCGGGGCGATTAGCTTCGATAACCTCAGCGGCGCGGGCGCGAATCTGCGTAAAGGCGATAAGCGTATTCTCTTCCCGTCCGAAACCGCCGCGCGCGCCGTGGGTGGACAGATTACCCTGCACGCGTTTGATGCCGGTAAGCTGGCGGAAGGCATGCCAATCCGCTATCTGGGCATTGATATCGGGCAGATCCAGAAGCTGACGCTGATTACCTCGCGCAACGAGGTGCAGGCCACCGCCGTGCTTTACCCGGAATATGTGCAGACCTTCGCCCGCACGGGTTCGCGCTTCTCGGTGGTGACGCCGCAGATCTCGGCCGCGGGCGTTGAGCATCTCGACACCATTTTGCAGCCGTACATCAACGTTGAGCCGGGCCAGGGCAATGCCCGTCGTGATTTCGAGCTGCAGGAAGCCACGATCACCGACTCGCGCTACCTTGGCGGCCTGAGCATCGTGGTGGAAGTGCCGGAAGCGGGCTCGCTTAGCATCGGCACCCCGGTACTGTTCCGCGGTATTGAAGTGGGTACGGTCACGGGCCTGACGCTGGGCACGCTCTCCGACCGCGTGATGGTGGCGTTACGCATCAGCGAACGCTATCAGCACCTGGTCCGTAATAACTCGGTATTCTGGCTGGCATCCGGCTATTCGCTGGACTTTGGCCTGACGGGAGGCGTGGTGAAAACCGGCACCTTCAACCAGTTCATTCGCGGCGGTATCGCGTTTTCCACGCCGCCGGGCACGCCGCTGGCGCCGAAAGCGCAGCCGGGTAAACACTTCCTGCTGCTCGAAAGCGAACCGAAAGAGTGGCGTGAATGGGGAACCGCCCTGCCGCGTTAATCTGAAAGGCTCCGGTGTCAACGCACCGGAGCCTTTATGTTACACTGCGCGCCTGAACTTTTCCCTGTGGTGTGCCCGTGGCTCAAAACTCCGTATTTCTTCCTGAACAATTCCTGGCGCAGATGCTCGAGGCGCTTCCCTCTCACCTGTCGTTAGACGATTTTATCTCCGCCTGCCAGCGTCCGTTACGGCGAAGTATTCGCGTCAACACGCTGAAAATCAGCGTCGATGATTTTCTGGCGCTGGTCTCGCCGTACGGCTGGCAGCTTACGCCGGTCCCGTGGTGCGCCGAGGGTTTCTGGATCGAACGTGATGACGAAGCCTCACTGCCGCTGGGCAGTACCGCTGAACATCTGAGCGGTCTGTTCTATATTCAGGAAGCCAGCTCGATGCTGCCGGTGGCCGCCCTGTTTGCCGATGGAAATGCGCCCGAGCGCGTGATGGATGTTGCCGCTGCGCCCGGCTCAAAAACCACGCAAATTGCCGCGCGGATGGGTAACCACGGGGCGATCCTCGCCAACGAGTTTTCCGCCAGCCGCGTGAAGGTGCTGCATGCCAACATCAGCCGCTGCGGTATTCATAATGTTGCCCTGACGCACTTCGACGGACGCGTGTTTGGCGCCGCCTTACCGGAAGCCTTCGATGCCATTCTGCTGGACGCCCCCTGCTCCGGCGAAGGGGTGGTGCGTAAAGATCCCGATGCGTTAAAAAACTGGTCCGTGGAAAGCAACCTGGAGATCGCCGCCACGCAGCGAGAGCTGATCGAGAGCGCATTTCACGCGTTGCGCCCCGGCGGCACGCTGGTCTATTCAACGTGCACCTTAAACCGCGATGAAAACGAAGACGTCTGCCTGTGGCTGAAAGCGAACTACCCGGATGCCGTGGAGTTTCTGCCGCTTAACGATCTGTTCGCCTCGGCACAGGAGGCGGTCACGCCGGAGGGTTTCCTCCACGTGTTCCCGCAGATTTACGACTGCGAAGGGTTCTTTGTGGCGCGTCTGCGTAAAACGCAGGCCGTTGAGCCCCTGCCCACGCCTAAATTTAAGGTCGGCAACTTCCCGTTTGCTCCCCTTAAAGGTCGCGATGCAGCACAGCTTGAAGCCGCCGCCAAAAAGGTTGGGCTGGTCTGGGATGAGAGTCTGCACCCCTGGATGCGTGATAAAGAGATATGGCTGTTCCCCGCACAGATCGAGCCGCTCATCGGAAAGGTCCGTTTTTCGCGAATCGGGATCCGCCTGGCAGAAGTGCATAACAAAGGCTATCGCTGGCAGCATGAGGCCGTTATCGCCCTTGCCGGTCGCGAGAATACCTTTGCCCTGACGCATCAGGAAGCCGAAGAGTGGTACCGTGGTCGCGATGTCTATCCGGACAGCACGCCATCAGGCGATGAAGTGATAGTGACGTATCAGGGATATCCGCTGGGGCTGGCAAAAAAAGTCGGCTCAAGGCTGAAAAACAGCTATCCGCGCGAGCTGGTTCGGGATGGCAGTCTGTTTACCGGTAACGATCGCACAGCCTGAAAAAAAGCGCATTTTTTTACTGGCGATTTTGCTCTCCTTGTCTACGATCAAAAATGGGTGATCGCACTGGTCATACCAGATTTTGACAACCGACCCGGAGAGCACTATGACGAAAACCAGCGTGCGTATTGGCGCTTTTGAGATCGACGACGCAGAGCTGCGCGGCGAAGCACAAGGCGATCGAACGTTAAGTATTCCCTGCAAATCCGACCCGGATTTGTGCATGCAGCTCGATGCATGGGATGCAGACACCAGCGTCCCGGCAATACTTGATGGCGAACATTCTGTCCTTTACCGTGAGCATTACGATAGTAAAACCGATGCCTGGGTCATGCGTCTTGCCTGACCTAAAGAGAACCCGCCCGAAGGCGGGTTATTTATTACTGCAGCTGCGCCAGCGTGAAGTAACCGTCGAAAACAGCCCCCGTATCAATGTAGTGAAGATTATTAAAATCGTATCTTCTGTCGAGGGGCGTATGCCCAAACCAGAAATGATCCGCGCCGCTGATGCCCTCTCCTTTACCCACCATAAATCCCATCAGCCTGTCGCGGTTCCATAAGACGCGCTGAGCGCTAACCGGTTTTTGCCACCGGTATTCCGCGGCCGGATAATCAGCATGGGCAATCACATTCAGACCGTTCGCACAGGTTATCTCGATGATATGCGGTAAATCGCGACAGGCGTCGAGCAACGACAGGGCAAGCTGCTGCTGGTCGCGTTCAAGATGCGAAAACCATATTCCACCATTCATCGTCCAGAGAGAAAAATCGTTATTATCCAGACTGTCGAGAGCCATTTGCTCATGGTTTCCCCGCACGGCACGAAACCATTTTTCATGGATTAACTGCAGACATTTAACGCTATCAGGGCCACGGTCAATCACATCCCCGACTGAAATAAGTAAATCCTCATATGGGTTAAAATGACGGCGTTTAAGCTCATCCATAAGCCACTGGTAACAACCGTGTATATCGCTGACAACCCAGACGTGACGCCACATCCCACCTTCAATTCGCTGATACATAGGACCTCCTTTAAACAGTATAGCCGCCGCAGAAAAGGCAACAGACATGCGCGGTCATCACGAAGTCAAACAAACGGTAAACCAAACAGAAATAAAGATCCTCGCGCTATTAATCCCTTTTTATTGGCTCTTTAGAATAAGGGTATAAAAAAAGAGGGGTCTTCACGTGTCTAATACGCACCTGCATAACGATGTTTTTTATCCGCATCGCACAAATATTATTTCCGAGCTGGTGAACGGCAAACGCGTGCCGGGTCCGATCTGGCGCAAACGCGAATATCGTCTGAAGTTCCTTTTACGCTCGCTTCTGTTCTGGTCTTCCACCCATCGCATGCTGGAAGCCCTTTCGGGTCGCGACGATTTCGACAGGCTGCTGGCCTCTCAAATTACGTTGCCCAGCAAGACCCACCGACAGTATCTGATGCGCGGCCTG encodes the following:
- the yebS gene encoding membrane integrity lipid transport subunit YebS, whose protein sequence is MALKTTKITPTRKITVHTVSEALPRAHYQRCPQCDTLFMLPKMKSHQSAFCPRCDAKIRDGRDWSLTRLAAMAVTMLLLMPFAWSEPLLKLYLLGVRIDANVLQGIWQMTRQGDPITAAMVLFCTVGAPLVLVAAIAYLWFGNILGMNLRPVLLMLDKLKEWVMLDIYLVGVGVASIKVQDYAFLQPGIGLFAFISLVLLSILTLIHLNVEQLWERFYPQRPATRPDENLRVCLGCHYTGLPDARGRCPRCHIPLRVRRNNSLQKCWAALIASLVFLIPANMLPISIIYVNGGRQEDTILSGIISLAHSNVGVAAIVFIASILVPFTKVVVMFTLLISIHFKCEQGLRTRILLLRFVTWIGRWSMLDLFVISLMMSLINRDQLLAFTMGPAAFYFGSAVILTILAVEWLDSRLLWDAHESGNPRFAD
- a CDS encoding PqiB family protein; this encodes MSQETPASPTEARIKTKRRISPFWLLPVIALMIAGWLIWTSYEDRGSTVTIDFQTADGIVAGRTPVRFQGVEVGTVQDISLGKGLNKIQVRVSIKSDMQDALRSETQFWLVTPKASLAGVSGLDALVGGNYIGMMPGKGEPQDHFVALDTQPKYRLNNGDLMIHLQAPDLGSLNSGSLVYFRKIPVGRVYDYAINPNKQGVTIDVLIERRFTNLVKKGSRFWNVSGVDADVSLSGAKVKLESLAALVNGAIAFDSPENSSPATADDSFGLYADLAHSQRGVLVKLALPDAKGLKAGSTPLMYQGLQVGQLTKMTLNPGGSVTGEMTVDPSVVDLLREKTRIEMRSPKLSLNDASLSTLLTGNTFELIPGEGEPSNSFVIAPADKSLLQKPGVVTVTLSAPESYGIEAGQPLILHGVQVGQVLERKLSADGVTFSVAIDPQYSDLVHGDSKFVVNSRVDVKVGLDGVEFLGASASEWVNGGIRILPGDKGPVRDSYPLYANLEKAIENSLSDLPTTTLTLSAETLPDVQAGSVVLYRKFEVGEVIAVRPRADAFDIELHIKPEYRKLLTPNSVFWAEGGAKVQLNGNGLTVQASPLSRALRGAISFDNLSGAGANLRKGDKRILFPSETAARAVGGQITLHAFDAGKLAEGMPIRYLGIDIGQIQKLTLITSRNEVQATAVLYPEYVQTFARTGSRFSVVTPQISAAGVEHLDTILQPYINVEPGQGNARRDFELQEATITDSRYLGGLSIVVEVPEAGSLSIGTPVLFRGIEVGTVTGLTLGTLSDRVMVALRISERYQHLVRNNSVFWLASGYSLDFGLTGGVVKTGTFNQFIRGGIAFSTPPGTPLAPKAQPGKHFLLLESEPKEWREWGTALPR
- the rsmF gene encoding 16S rRNA (cytosine(1407)-C(5))-methyltransferase RsmF, whose product is MAQNSVFLPEQFLAQMLEALPSHLSLDDFISACQRPLRRSIRVNTLKISVDDFLALVSPYGWQLTPVPWCAEGFWIERDDEASLPLGSTAEHLSGLFYIQEASSMLPVAALFADGNAPERVMDVAAAPGSKTTQIAARMGNHGAILANEFSASRVKVLHANISRCGIHNVALTHFDGRVFGAALPEAFDAILLDAPCSGEGVVRKDPDALKNWSVESNLEIAATQRELIESAFHALRPGGTLVYSTCTLNRDENEDVCLWLKANYPDAVEFLPLNDLFASAQEAVTPEGFLHVFPQIYDCEGFFVARLRKTQAVEPLPTPKFKVGNFPFAPLKGRDAAQLEAAAKKVGLVWDESLHPWMRDKEIWLFPAQIEPLIGKVRFSRIGIRLAEVHNKGYRWQHEAVIALAGRENTFALTHQEAEEWYRGRDVYPDSTPSGDEVIVTYQGYPLGLAKKVGSRLKNSYPRELVRDGSLFTGNDRTA
- a CDS encoding YebV family protein — translated: MTKTSVRIGAFEIDDAELRGEAQGDRTLSIPCKSDPDLCMQLDAWDADTSVPAILDGEHSVLYREHYDSKTDAWVMRLA
- the pphA gene encoding protein-serine/threonine phosphatase, whose amino-acid sequence is MYQRIEGGMWRHVWVVSDIHGCYQWLMDELKRRHFNPYEDLLISVGDVIDRGPDSVKCLQLIHEKWFRAVRGNHEQMALDSLDNNDFSLWTMNGGIWFSHLERDQQQLALSLLDACRDLPHIIEITCANGLNVIAHADYPAAEYRWQKPVSAQRVLWNRDRLMGFMVGKGEGISGADHFWFGHTPLDRRYDFNNLHYIDTGAVFDGYFTLAQLQ